One Leptospira bouyouniensis DNA window includes the following coding sequences:
- the sppA gene encoding signal peptide peptidase SppA codes for MPLRKFGLFSSVVLLSILFTESCVIGNSMNLFPPTAKSEFEEKLIAGKDQEKIVIIAIEGMISDEGKESFFGPASDSMVVRVKESLKRAERDPDVKGVILKINSPGGTVTASDIIYQEIKKFKERKGIPVFAGFMDIAASGAYYIAMATDSIGAHPTTVTGSVGVIMSGINVKEGLDKIGIKDQSFTSGPNKAIGSPTTEMTSEQRKILQSIIDSLYSRFFEVVKKGRPKVSEGRLKEICDGRIFTAEQAQKEGMIDFIGYFDNFVIELMKHPKYEGNPQGSPRIVTYQRGKVPVENIYQATDTKGNPISLGIADKILGTGTSAKFLYLWDI; via the coding sequence ATGCCTTTAAGAAAGTTTGGTCTTTTTAGTTCCGTCGTTCTTCTTTCGATTCTTTTCACAGAATCATGTGTCATTGGGAATAGTATGAATCTTTTCCCGCCAACTGCTAAGTCTGAATTCGAAGAGAAACTCATTGCAGGAAAGGATCAAGAAAAAATCGTAATTATCGCCATTGAAGGGATGATTTCTGATGAAGGAAAAGAGTCCTTTTTTGGTCCCGCATCCGATTCAATGGTTGTCCGTGTGAAAGAATCACTCAAACGTGCGGAAAGAGACCCGGATGTCAAGGGTGTGATCTTAAAAATCAATTCACCTGGTGGAACAGTCACCGCTAGTGATATCATCTACCAAGAGATCAAAAAATTCAAAGAAAGAAAAGGGATCCCAGTTTTTGCAGGATTCATGGACATTGCGGCAAGTGGTGCATATTATATCGCCATGGCAACGGATTCCATTGGTGCTCATCCAACAACTGTTACAGGGTCTGTTGGTGTCATCATGTCTGGGATCAACGTTAAAGAAGGTTTAGATAAAATTGGAATCAAAGACCAGTCATTTACTTCAGGTCCAAACAAAGCAATTGGTTCTCCAACAACAGAGATGACTTCCGAACAAAGAAAAATATTACAATCCATCATCGATAGTTTGTATTCTCGATTTTTTGAAGTCGTGAAAAAAGGAAGACCGAAAGTCTCAGAAGGTAGACTCAAAGAAATTTGTGACGGAAGGATCTTCACAGCAGAACAAGCACAGAAAGAAGGGATGATCGACTTTATTGGTTATTTCGATAACTTTGTAATCGAACTGATGAAACACCCTAAGTATGAAGGAAACCCACAAGGTTCACCAAGAATTGTAACTTACCAACGAGGAAAAGTACCTGTTGAAAATATCTACCAAGCAACTGATACAAAAGGGAATCCGATTTCATTGGGAATTGCAGATAAAATCCTTGGAACTGGCACGAGTGCAAAGTTTCTCTATCTTTGGGATATCTAG
- a CDS encoding aldose 1-epimerase has protein sequence MYQLKTKFSRFETEPKGGGQWLHLSLKSPVDGASISVVAGHKAPDPFFASGSFLMFPWVNRLEPNPWARDPFYPSVHWLTDGNGIPLHGLFHNLPRTVLTESEGELESFVSFSIEIPETWEGTLLSKIKVKETYQLFPSELKIIYELNNTSDGEFPFALGIHPYFRWNEEESIDDLFLIGSGFYQIKLGDYLLPERVLGEELLLYGEIPLAGKNLDDLYVSKETEKPYIGLFSMNKKEKLLITGGNFYQVYTPLDRRSIAIEPMTSTGNFLHFPGANPNLLAPHSEKKIEFSIRLDQF, from the coding sequence TTGTACCAACTGAAAACTAAATTCTCACGATTTGAGACCGAACCCAAAGGGGGCGGTCAGTGGTTGCATCTATCTCTCAAGTCCCCTGTGGACGGAGCCAGTATTTCCGTTGTGGCAGGGCACAAAGCCCCCGATCCCTTTTTCGCTTCTGGTTCGTTTTTAATGTTCCCTTGGGTGAACCGTTTGGAGCCAAATCCTTGGGCAAGAGATCCATTTTACCCGAGTGTTCACTGGCTAACGGATGGGAACGGAATCCCACTCCACGGATTATTCCACAATTTACCAAGGACTGTCCTTACGGAATCAGAAGGGGAGTTGGAGTCGTTTGTGAGTTTTTCGATAGAAATTCCTGAAACTTGGGAGGGAACCTTACTTTCCAAAATCAAGGTCAAAGAAACCTACCAACTCTTTCCTTCGGAACTCAAGATCATCTACGAACTGAACAATACATCTGATGGAGAATTCCCATTTGCTTTAGGGATCCATCCTTATTTTCGCTGGAACGAAGAGGAAAGTATCGATGATTTATTTCTAATCGGTTCAGGATTTTACCAAATTAAATTAGGTGATTATCTTTTGCCGGAACGAGTATTAGGTGAAGAACTTTTACTTTACGGTGAAATTCCACTCGCAGGAAAAAATTTGGATGATCTGTATGTTTCGAAAGAAACTGAGAAACCATATATTGGATTGTTTTCCATGAACAAAAAAGAAAAACTCCTCATCACCGGGGGGAATTTTTATCAAGTGTACACTCCGTTAGACCGGAGGTCAATTGCCATCGAACCGATGACAAGTACTGGGAATTTTTTACATTTCCCTGGTGCAAATCCTAATCTTCTCGCCCCACATTCTGAAAAAAAAATCGAATTTTCGATTCGTTTGGATCAATTCTAA
- a CDS encoding TIGR00730 family Rossman fold protein, whose protein sequence is MKDLAFENQSFLWGNEAGPIRILSEYLHPKAEFKEHGITDTIVVFGSARIPSPETQRTNPNPQLSSLSHYYEEAREFSRLISEWAEVLKKEIPDRNLHICTGGGPGIMEAGNRGAKEAGSKSVALNIVLPHEQHPNPYVNKELTFEFHYFFMRKLWFMKTCRGMIAFPGGFGTFDELFETLTLVQTGKKSRIPILLYGKKFWSEVINFKKLAEMKLISEEDLHLFGYADTPIEALRFFQEKIRFELTHSEGTKT, encoded by the coding sequence ATGAAAGATTTAGCCTTTGAGAATCAAAGTTTTTTATGGGGGAATGAGGCGGGTCCCATTCGTATCCTTTCGGAATACCTCCATCCTAAAGCAGAATTTAAGGAACATGGGATTACGGATACGATTGTTGTTTTTGGATCTGCAAGGATTCCTTCTCCCGAAACACAAAGGACAAACCCAAATCCACAGCTTTCCTCTTTAAGCCATTATTACGAAGAAGCACGGGAGTTCTCAAGGTTGATCAGCGAATGGGCAGAGGTATTAAAAAAAGAAATCCCCGATCGTAACCTTCATATTTGTACTGGTGGCGGGCCTGGGATCATGGAAGCAGGGAACCGTGGGGCAAAAGAAGCAGGTTCGAAATCGGTTGCCTTAAACATTGTCCTCCCTCATGAACAACACCCCAATCCCTATGTGAACAAAGAACTGACCTTCGAATTCCATTATTTTTTTATGCGAAAACTTTGGTTTATGAAAACTTGTCGAGGTATGATTGCCTTTCCTGGTGGGTTTGGGACTTTTGATGAATTATTTGAAACATTAACCTTGGTCCAAACGGGGAAAAAAAGCCGGATTCCCATTTTGCTCTACGGAAAAAAATTTTGGTCAGAGGTCATCAATTTCAAAAAATTGGCCGAGATGAAGCTCATTTCCGAAGAGGACTTACATCTATTTGGTTATGCGGACACTCCCATCGAAGCACTTCGATTCTTTCAGGAAAAGATTCGTTTCGAATTGACCCATTCTGAGGGTACAAAAACATAG
- the rpmB gene encoding 50S ribosomal protein L28, producing the protein MARTCVVTGKGTTAGNNVSHSHKKNRRIWKVNVITKKIFLEDENRWVRVKISTRALRTLRKKGLKVAIKDHGGDISAITPKKYVGITPKAQTAPTA; encoded by the coding sequence ATGGCTAGAACATGTGTAGTAACCGGAAAAGGAACAACGGCAGGGAACAACGTATCCCATTCTCATAAAAAGAATCGCCGTATCTGGAAGGTGAATGTGATCACAAAGAAAATCTTTTTGGAAGATGAGAATCGCTGGGTTCGCGTTAAGATTTCTACACGTGCTTTAAGAACCCTTCGTAAAAAAGGTTTGAAAGTGGCAATCAAAGACCACGGCGGTGACATTTCTGCCATCACTCCTAAAAAATACGTAGGAATCACACCGAAAGCACAAACTGCACCGACAGCTTAA
- a CDS encoding endonuclease III domain-containing protein, which translates to MKRSKKTPNINEVYRLLEAEFGVVETPLTYTKPYELAIAVILSAQCTDERVNQVTPELFRTFPTLESFAKAPLSAIEKKIFSTGFYKNKAKSIQGFAKMILSEFGGELPKTMEDAIKLPGFGRKTANVVLAEIYGVVEGFVVDTHVKRLTGRLGFTKKTDPVQIEREMMKITPKEICRNLSLYLIFLGRKYCQARRTFCSDCPLASLCPSYSE; encoded by the coding sequence TTGAAACGATCCAAAAAAACACCAAATATCAACGAAGTCTACCGCCTACTTGAGGCGGAGTTCGGTGTCGTAGAAACCCCTCTTACCTATACCAAACCTTACGAATTGGCAATCGCCGTCATTCTCAGTGCCCAATGCACTGATGAACGTGTGAACCAAGTCACACCCGAACTCTTTCGTACCTTCCCAACCTTAGAGTCCTTTGCCAAAGCACCCCTTTCCGCAATTGAAAAAAAAATATTCTCCACTGGGTTTTATAAAAACAAAGCCAAAAGTATCCAAGGATTTGCGAAAATGATTCTTTCTGAATTTGGTGGGGAACTTCCAAAGACAATGGAGGATGCGATCAAACTCCCTGGGTTTGGAAGAAAAACTGCCAATGTTGTACTCGCTGAAATTTATGGCGTGGTGGAAGGATTCGTGGTAGATACCCACGTGAAACGACTCACAGGTCGCCTAGGGTTTACCAAAAAAACTGATCCCGTACAAATTGAACGAGAGATGATGAAAATCACACCTAAGGAGATTTGCCGAAACCTATCTCTTTACCTAATATTTCTCGGTCGTAAGTATTGCCAGGCTCGTCGTACATTTTGTTCGGATTGCCCCCTTGCTTCCCTATGTCCTTCTTATTCGGAATAG
- a CDS encoding UbiA-like polyprenyltransferase — MNFFKNLFLYAKMVKFSHTLFALPFAGISFVLAYLESSLDTGDLLRIGALVLVCMVSARSAAMGFNRYVDSEIDEKNPRTQNREIPAGKISKLSALLFIGLSSFIFIFASFFVNKLAFLLSFPALFILFLYSLTKRFTLFCHLVLGFAISLAPLGAWIAITETISLVPILFSLGLLFHIAAFDVLYAIQDMDFDTKENLHSIPAKLGETKSRIIAVVLHSLSFVFFIFAGISAELGFMYFLILTVIGILVLYEHKISYQYKRKDLPLIFYQINSWISVVLFLAILFDKWNEFLLKISSGISFR; from the coding sequence ATGAACTTCTTCAAAAATCTATTTCTCTACGCTAAAATGGTTAAATTTTCCCACACACTTTTTGCTTTGCCCTTCGCTGGGATTAGTTTTGTCTTAGCATACCTAGAATCGAGCCTTGACACAGGTGATTTACTCAGGATTGGGGCACTTGTCCTTGTTTGTATGGTGAGTGCTCGCAGCGCCGCCATGGGATTTAATCGATATGTGGATTCTGAAATCGATGAAAAAAACCCACGCACCCAAAATCGGGAAATCCCTGCTGGGAAAATTTCGAAACTCTCTGCCTTGCTATTTATTGGTCTTTCGTCTTTTATCTTTATCTTTGCTAGTTTTTTTGTGAACAAACTGGCATTTTTACTTTCGTTCCCAGCACTCTTTATCCTCTTTTTGTATTCGCTGACCAAACGATTCACATTGTTTTGCCATTTGGTTTTGGGATTTGCTATCTCGCTTGCTCCCTTGGGTGCTTGGATTGCCATCACGGAAACCATAAGCCTTGTTCCAATTTTATTTTCCCTTGGACTTTTATTTCACATAGCCGCCTTTGATGTGTTATATGCCATCCAGGACATGGACTTTGATACCAAAGAAAATCTCCACAGCATTCCTGCAAAGCTAGGAGAAACCAAATCACGTATCATTGCAGTGGTGTTACACAGTTTGTCTTTTGTATTTTTTATCTTTGCTGGGATTAGTGCCGAACTTGGATTTATGTACTTTCTCATCCTAACTGTGATTGGAATTTTGGTTTTGTATGAACATAAAATTTCTTACCAGTACAAACGAAAGGACTTACCTCTAATCTTTTATCAAATCAACTCTTGGATCAGTGTGGTTTTATTTTTAGCCATTCTCTTTGACAAATGGAATGAATTTTTATTAAAGATATCCTCAGGGATTAGTTTTCGATGA
- a CDS encoding UbiX family flavin prenyltransferase: protein MKLVVGLAGASGSIYAARFLRALCDIEGETYITASPASLRIFSEEYETSVKTTEDILSFVEEKWKIKSKHKFHVRNFFDIGSDIASGSNVWDAMVVIPCSMKTVASMSAGLTENLIERAADVTLKERRRLIVVPRETPYNRIHLRNLLALDEAGAIILPASPGFYQMPKTLDDLGDFIAGRILNLLGHSQTLFPKWEG from the coding sequence ATGAAACTTGTTGTAGGACTTGCGGGCGCTAGTGGTAGCATTTATGCCGCAAGATTTCTAAGGGCACTCTGTGACATAGAAGGGGAAACGTATATCACAGCAAGCCCCGCATCCCTCCGAATTTTTTCAGAAGAATATGAAACGAGTGTCAAAACTACCGAAGACATATTGTCCTTTGTAGAAGAAAAGTGGAAGATAAAATCCAAACACAAATTTCATGTTCGAAATTTTTTTGATATTGGATCTGATATTGCCAGTGGTTCCAATGTTTGGGATGCGATGGTTGTCATCCCCTGTAGTATGAAAACAGTCGCTTCGATGTCAGCAGGTCTCACCGAAAATCTGATTGAACGTGCTGCAGATGTCACCCTAAAAGAACGAAGACGTCTTATTGTTGTTCCAAGAGAAACTCCTTACAATCGCATCCACTTAAGGAACCTTTTAGCGTTAGATGAAGCGGGTGCCATCATCCTACCTGCTTCCCCAGGTTTTTACCAAATGCCAAAAACACTTGATGATCTGGGAGATTTCATTGCGGGAAGGATTTTGAATTTACTCGGCCATTCACAAACCCTCTTCCCTAAGTGGGAGGGGTGA
- a CDS encoding acyl-CoA thioesterase, which translates to MVETIQNKLLDMELVTQHLVQPDDLNYHNNLFGGKMLSWIDEGMAMYVMNKIRYTNIVTMSMDNVVFRSPARAGDIIQIYGKIVKYGKSSVTSRTLAITNNPQTGKMSAVIESDITYVCLGENGKPTAYFRNFTPPT; encoded by the coding sequence ATGGTCGAGACAATTCAGAACAAACTCCTGGATATGGAACTTGTCACCCAACACTTGGTCCAACCAGACGATTTAAATTACCATAACAATCTATTTGGAGGGAAAATGCTCTCCTGGATTGATGAAGGAATGGCAATGTATGTGATGAACAAAATCCGATACACAAACATTGTGACCATGAGCATGGACAATGTCGTGTTCCGTTCCCCAGCCCGGGCAGGCGATATTATCCAAATTTATGGTAAGATTGTAAAATATGGAAAATCATCCGTTACGTCTCGGACTCTTGCGATCACAAACAACCCACAAACAGGAAAAATGTCAGCTGTGATCGAAAGTGATATCACCTATGTTTGTTTGGGAGAAAACGGCAAGCCGACTGCTTATTTCCGTAACTTCACCCCTCCCACTTAG
- the pyrB gene encoding aspartate carbamoyltransferase: protein MYAYSHKNILDTLQFSKDDLNYLIEKTNRMNALHESGKAFGILHGKLLASLFFEASTRTRMSFEAAMERLGGRLISTVGFQFSSISKGETLYDTMKMIEAYCDIAVIRHPVEGSSRIAAGAVNIPVINAGDGAGQHPTQALLDLYTIVSEKGKIDGLNIAFIGDLKYGRTIHSLINLLRHYPVHLYLISPEELKLPDKYKKNLEGFPMTWEETTDIKAIWDADVAYVTRIQEERFPDHREYEKLKDIYKVNKELVLASKKDTTILHPLPRVNELSTDVDDLPNAAYFRQAKYGVVVRMALLCLSLGVNFD, encoded by the coding sequence ATGTACGCATACTCCCACAAAAACATCTTAGACACCTTACAATTTTCCAAAGACGACCTCAATTATCTCATTGAAAAAACAAACCGTATGAATGCCCTGCATGAATCCGGAAAAGCCTTCGGAATCCTCCATGGGAAACTACTTGCTTCCTTGTTTTTTGAAGCAAGCACTCGTACTCGGATGAGTTTTGAAGCGGCCATGGAAAGGCTTGGGGGGAGACTCATCTCGACTGTGGGGTTTCAATTTTCATCTATCTCTAAAGGCGAAACTTTATACGATACCATGAAGATGATCGAAGCGTACTGTGATATCGCCGTGATCCGCCACCCAGTGGAAGGATCATCACGGATTGCTGCGGGTGCTGTGAATATCCCAGTGATCAATGCGGGAGATGGGGCAGGGCAACACCCCACACAAGCTCTACTCGATTTGTATACGATTGTTTCTGAAAAAGGAAAGATCGATGGACTCAACATTGCCTTTATCGGGGACCTTAAGTATGGAAGAACCATCCATTCTCTTATTAACCTTCTCAGACATTACCCAGTACATTTGTATCTCATTAGCCCTGAAGAACTCAAACTCCCCGATAAATACAAAAAAAACTTAGAAGGATTTCCCATGACATGGGAAGAAACCACAGACATCAAAGCGATTTGGGATGCCGATGTTGCTTACGTCACAAGGATCCAAGAAGAAAGATTCCCTGACCATAGGGAATATGAAAAACTAAAAGATATTTATAAAGTGAATAAGGAACTTGTCCTTGCTTCCAAAAAAGATACCACTATTCTTCACCCGCTGCCTCGTGTGAATGAACTTTCCACTGATGTGGATGACTTACCGAACGCAGCTTACTTCCGTCAGGCGAAATATGGTGTGGTAGTGAGAATGGCATTACTTTGCTTAAGTCTTGGAGTGAATTTTGACTAA
- a CDS encoding DUF2203 domain-containing protein: protein MTKKIWTLEEAKEVLPLVRDITKEYYLRASVLADDVRNKMLPENILESKEEEIGEVIKHWTNEILNLKIDVKGLWLVDFDHGNGFYCWTWGEEDVLYEHGYHEGFRSRKLIEEKKEENDSDK, encoded by the coding sequence TTGACTAAAAAAATTTGGACGTTGGAAGAAGCAAAAGAAGTTCTGCCACTCGTACGTGACATCACAAAAGAATATTACCTAAGGGCAAGCGTTCTTGCAGATGATGTCAGAAACAAAATGTTACCAGAAAACATCCTTGAATCCAAAGAAGAAGAGATAGGGGAAGTGATCAAACATTGGACAAATGAAATTCTAAATCTCAAAATAGATGTGAAAGGTTTGTGGCTTGTTGATTTTGATCATGGAAATGGTTTTTACTGTTGGACATGGGGCGAAGAAGATGTGTTATACGAACACGGTTATCATGAAGGATTTAGATCGAGAAAACTCATAGAGGAAAAAAAAGAAGAAAATGACTCAGATAAATGA
- a CDS encoding LL-diaminopimelate aminotransferase, whose translation MTQINENYLKLKAGYLFPEIGRRVKAYSDANQNAKIIRLGIGDVTLPLAPTIVNAMVDAAKEMGSAGGFHGYGPEQGYSFLIQKIIAQDYTARGVQIAEDEVFVSDGSKCDCGNIQEIFSLDSKIAVVDPVYPVYVDTNVMAGRTGEVGPDGRYANIIYMPATEENNFEPDFPKEKPDIIYLCYPNNPTGMVATKARLSEWVNYAKKMGSIILYDSAYESFIQDPEIPKSIYEIPGAKEVAMEFRSFSKTAGFTGTRCAYLVIPKDLKGKTKSGEEVSFNSLWNRRHTTKFNGVSYVTQKGAEAVFSAQGQVEIREQISYYMENAKLIREGLNKAGYKVFGGTNAPYIWLKTPRGLKSWEFFDELLGKAQVVGTPGSGFGPAGEGYFRLSAFGKREDVISAIDRIQKM comes from the coding sequence ATGACTCAGATAAATGAAAACTATTTAAAATTAAAAGCGGGTTACTTATTCCCTGAAATTGGAAGAAGGGTAAAGGCATATTCCGATGCAAACCAAAATGCAAAAATCATTCGCCTTGGGATTGGGGACGTAACCCTTCCTTTAGCTCCAACGATTGTCAATGCAATGGTCGATGCGGCAAAAGAAATGGGAAGTGCCGGTGGTTTTCATGGTTATGGACCAGAACAAGGGTATTCGTTTCTCATCCAAAAAATCATTGCTCAAGATTACACTGCGCGTGGTGTCCAAATTGCAGAAGACGAAGTATTTGTATCAGACGGATCCAAATGTGACTGCGGGAACATCCAAGAGATCTTTTCGCTCGATAGTAAAATTGCCGTTGTAGATCCTGTTTACCCAGTGTATGTAGATACGAATGTAATGGCAGGTCGTACGGGGGAAGTCGGGCCTGATGGACGTTATGCGAATATCATTTATATGCCTGCGACAGAAGAAAATAATTTTGAGCCGGATTTTCCAAAAGAAAAACCAGACATCATTTACTTATGTTATCCGAATAACCCAACAGGGATGGTGGCAACAAAAGCACGTCTCTCCGAATGGGTGAACTATGCCAAAAAAATGGGAAGTATCATTCTTTACGATTCCGCATATGAATCCTTTATCCAAGACCCTGAAATTCCAAAGTCTATTTATGAGATTCCAGGTGCCAAAGAAGTTGCCATGGAATTTCGTTCCTTTTCCAAAACGGCAGGTTTTACGGGAACACGCTGTGCTTACCTTGTGATCCCAAAAGACCTCAAAGGGAAAACAAAGTCAGGAGAAGAAGTGAGTTTTAATTCTCTTTGGAACCGCCGTCACACAACTAAGTTTAATGGTGTTTCTTATGTAACACAAAAAGGGGCTGAAGCAGTTTTCTCTGCGCAAGGCCAAGTTGAGATTCGAGAACAAATTTCCTATTATATGGAAAATGCAAAACTCATCCGCGAAGGACTAAACAAAGCTGGTTACAAAGTATTTGGTGGGACAAACGCTCCTTATATTTGGTTAAAAACCCCAAGAGGTCTCAAATCTTGGGAATTTTTTGACGAACTTTTGGGAAAGGCACAAGTGGTAGGAACCCCTGGTTCTGGATTTGGACCTGCGGGAGAAGGGTATTTCCGACTTTCTGCCTTTGGAAAACGAGAAGATGTCATTTCTGCCATCGATCGAATCCAAAAAATGTAA
- a CDS encoding adhesin OmpL37 family surface protein encodes MGKWKFILFFAIVVGHISHINAVSPEQTNLGILIFENKENLNFINVALSNLAPSQEDAQTTAQPGAETPPQDPSKKNLDFDYFKLLKAANQSDFSGNMWYLQSNYVYGFRQLRQAQGELKNIFEIVLQKYIEDARALLEAAAPTIIRSNDSNAKALLRLGFRDLRSSEDLYTTGLNSSPHQYRYKLTLYKEGILTLRRAKRFAILAMIYSKTPDEDKPEYQYRSNEDLKEARNEEKQRNYEKVRDTLINFIENKRMERTVVPPGNPDAKPLDLLEQHDDNYGFITSKKLDLLLEANAQIKETEGARRESVPPTPKFDENGKAIYPEEKKK; translated from the coding sequence ATGGGAAAATGGAAATTCATCCTCTTTTTTGCAATCGTTGTTGGGCATATCTCCCACATCAATGCAGTGTCTCCAGAACAAACGAATCTGGGGATTTTGATCTTTGAAAACAAAGAAAACTTAAATTTTATCAATGTGGCACTCAGTAATTTGGCGCCTTCGCAAGAAGATGCTCAAACCACTGCACAGCCGGGAGCCGAAACTCCTCCCCAAGACCCTTCCAAAAAGAATTTGGATTTTGATTATTTCAAACTCTTAAAAGCTGCCAACCAATCTGACTTTAGTGGGAATATGTGGTACTTACAAAGTAACTATGTGTATGGGTTTCGACAACTCAGACAAGCACAAGGTGAACTCAAAAACATCTTTGAAATCGTATTACAAAAATACATTGAAGATGCAAGAGCACTCCTCGAAGCTGCAGCACCTACAATCATCCGATCCAATGATAGCAACGCCAAAGCTTTGTTACGTTTAGGTTTTCGTGACCTTCGTTCATCGGAAGATCTTTATACAACAGGTCTCAATTCCAGCCCTCACCAATACCGTTACAAACTCACACTCTACAAAGAAGGGATTCTGACTCTTCGCCGTGCAAAACGTTTTGCTATCCTTGCGATGATCTATAGCAAAACTCCAGATGAAGACAAACCAGAATACCAATACAGATCCAATGAAGATTTAAAAGAAGCACGTAACGAAGAAAAACAACGTAATTACGAAAAAGTGAGAGATACACTCATCAACTTCATTGAAAACAAACGTATGGAAAGAACGGTTGTCCCTCCAGGAAACCCAGATGCGAAACCACTCGATTTATTGGAACAACATGATGACAATTATGGATTCATCACTTCTAAAAAATTAGATTTATTACTTGAAGCCAATGCACAAATCAAAGAGACAGAAGGTGCAAGACGTGAGTCTGTTCCTCCAACTCCGAAATTTGATGAAAACGGCAAAGCTATCTACCCAGAAGAAAAGAAGAAATAA
- a CDS encoding helix-turn-helix domain-containing protein has translation MKFESLYRHFLLTRATHIPVINEKGDLVGLLSKDRVHRELSDLGKDREDLEQIPLSILDTELSESLVLYFKESPLIPVIGLDGEKKDNWDKPRFLASFTKFESKQIRDPKLEGIESKLEKKKENLDSVQWFMELILSHFPDGLFATDVTGGTIFYNESFEKDVLTKSLFDDSIETAEKYLHNLNREVLATYLKEHDLSLGKEAETNVLTTMLPDLQSQVRIITLKKDKKVVGFLYHFSSTTNGFSSGKTKSQFPDLDLAFQSKLPLETILTEMEAHYIHKSLQRNSQNISHSATELGIPRTTLQNRIRFLNLSERFQNNQKERLVIPRKRSEKQSDSEKSPKGNQILSKKKQSSLKKKTNSMGAKKAKPEKQVKIAQKKQEKQSKGSKNTQKATKKAKKRR, from the coding sequence GTGAAGTTTGAATCACTTTATCGTCATTTTTTGCTCACCAGAGCAACTCACATTCCCGTGATCAACGAGAAAGGAGATCTTGTCGGTTTATTATCCAAAGACAGAGTCCACCGCGAATTGTCAGACCTTGGCAAAGATAGAGAAGATTTAGAACAAATCCCTCTCTCTATTTTAGATACAGAACTCAGTGAGTCTTTGGTATTATATTTTAAAGAATCACCTCTAATCCCAGTCATCGGGCTTGATGGTGAAAAAAAAGACAATTGGGACAAACCAAGATTCCTTGCTTCCTTTACCAAATTTGAATCCAAACAAATTAGAGATCCAAAACTCGAAGGGATCGAATCCAAACTAGAGAAAAAAAAAGAAAATCTCGATTCAGTCCAATGGTTTATGGAACTTATATTATCCCATTTCCCTGATGGACTGTTTGCAACGGATGTGACTGGTGGTACTATTTTTTACAATGAAAGTTTCGAGAAGGATGTTCTCACAAAATCACTGTTTGATGATTCAATTGAAACCGCGGAAAAATATTTACACAATCTAAACAGGGAAGTGTTGGCTACTTACTTAAAAGAACATGATTTGAGTCTTGGTAAAGAGGCCGAAACCAATGTTCTTACAACGATGTTACCTGATTTACAATCACAAGTTCGTATCATTACCTTGAAAAAAGACAAGAAGGTAGTTGGATTTTTATATCATTTTTCATCTACTACAAATGGATTTTCGAGTGGGAAAACCAAATCACAATTCCCTGATTTAGATTTAGCCTTCCAATCAAAATTGCCTTTAGAAACAATACTAACGGAAATGGAAGCACACTATATCCATAAATCCTTACAAAGGAATTCTCAAAATATTTCACATTCAGCTACAGAATTGGGAATCCCAAGGACAACCTTACAAAACAGAATTCGATTCTTAAATTTATCAGAACGGTTCCAAAATAACCAAAAAGAAAGACTTGTGATCCCAAGGAAACGGTCGGAAAAACAATCTGATTCTGAAAAATCTCCCAAAGGAAACCAAATCCTTTCAAAGAAAAAACAGAGTTCACTGAAGAAAAAAACTAATTCAATGGGTGCAAAAAAAGCAAAACCAGAGAAACAAGTCAAAATTGCACAGAAAAAACAAGAGAAACAGAGTAAAGGAAGTAAAAACACTCAGAAAGCGACCAAAAAGGCAAAAAAAAGACGTTGA